The Oryza sativa Japonica Group chromosome 11, ASM3414082v1 DNA window GTAACTTTTACCACACTACTTCCCATGCTACCCCTAGTAGGCCATATCATCCCATCAACCCTCGAGATCCACACCCACCCGTACTATTCTTGATTCCCGTCACCTCACCATCTATTAATGAGGGACTTTTAGACCTTTCACTCCAATCCAGAATTCCTCAAAACACTCCtatgtagctatattttgggacggagggagtacattagcTTGGGGAGCTAACATGTCAGCATGCATTACGATTGGGCGTTTGAGCTGTGCGAAAAGAATCAGTTGAACAATCATAAACATGTTATTGCAGAAGCAAAAAAATGAGTATGTTAACCATTGGCTCTGAGTATCTGACTAGTACCGGTTTCTGTTGTTACAGCAGTACATACCAAGACAAGACAGTTGGCATTTTAAAGATTATATTGTAATTAGGATCCTGCATGCAAATCTCAAATTTGGTAGTTTATCATGGTTGGTTACGCATCTTCAGGATTCCTTGTTTAGAGATGGACAGATGGCTTCTTAGTGGTCAACTCAAGCCATCctccatctatataaggatgATATGGTATTATGATGTATTTTATGTTGGAGCAATGGAGTAACAAAAGAAGATAATCCGAATATCAGTTTTGTTGTGTTCTCTTCTCTTGGCCTGCTATTGTGTAGATCTAGTCCCTCCTAACCAAGTCCCGCATTCACAGAGCAGCATTCTACCTCAAATCATCACTGTCCAATGTCTCTTTAACGGGTGTTGGCTCATGTTGTGAACTAGTTCAACATCAGTTGCCaattctgatacaataaaagaATGACTAGAGTACAAAACAAGTATTTACCTAACCAGTATTTCTGAAGATGAAATATATTAAGCTCACATGTGTTGATATAATCTTTTCCTTTGaggaatatatattaaaatcacCATTCACAAGCAGGAGCCACAAGGATCTCTTTGGAACTTAGACACTGTAGAGACTAGAGAGAATAATTGAGTCTGTCCTTATATTTGTTACAATTGTGTTATGGAAACCAAATGTCTTGATATTTCAAGTGTCAAGCTGTTTTTCTTGAACCTCTCTTCACCCAGTTTATGCAAATTGGTAATGAGATCCTTTAATTCAGATGAATAATTACCTTTATTTAAACTTCTGAAGGTCATAAAACTTGTTCAGTTGTCATTTATACTTTATATTCCCAGTTGGAACCTGTTAGCTTGTATTTGGGAACTTTCAAACTTTATTGAACTCTGATTTCAGTACAGTAATactcattttttcctttttctttttggctaAGCACATCAACAGGTTTTTTCTGGTTCTGATGATGACAATACGAATAATAATGCACCAGAGAAGGATGAAGCTAAAGATGACCGTTCTTCTAAAGAAGAATCAGAAGATGCCCAACCAACATCTGACTCGAACAAAATTTCCTCCAATGCTGATGAGCCGGTGGCAAAATCCAGTGAGACAGATAGAGATCAGGAGGGAGACAAAGATCATAGTTCTGGCAGTGACATTAGTGAAGCTACGATAAAAAATGCTATTGTCAAAAGGGCCTCATATTTTAGAGAGAACTCAGAGTATGTGTCCTCAACTTGCCATTCTTAAATTGTACTTATCATTGAAACTTAATAGTTAACATGCACTCCAAATTATCATGTGTCAGATTGATCAGCGAATCATTGTACTTGACAACTTGTAGAGTTGTAGTCTCAAAAGCCTCTTGCTCTGGAATGTAATGAAaccttgtttttttaaaaagaaatatttaacCCCACTACATCACAGAGCAGATATCTGAAAAGATACTATCATGTTATTGTAATTTTTTGACACTAGAAAACAAAACTGGAGGTTGGGGCAGTAAAATGAGTCAACCAAAATATAGTCAACCTTTTGTGACCTGATTGAGTAATAATAGAGAAACCATTTAGTTGTTCCACATCTTGCGGTGAAACATATGAATAAGGGACGAAAGTAGAGATAATTGCTCCCATTGTGTGATGCAAGCGGTGAGCAGGGAGATTTCGTTGCGTGCTAGTTCACTTATACAATTCTGAGTGACAAATTTGTGGGGGGCCATGccgagggaggggggggggggatatgGGTCTTAGCTGGTAAAAGAAAAGGCCATTGAGTCATTCTTAATGTAGACCGTCTAAAAATGAACAGGAGCCCAGTTGTGTGCACTGATCTGAATATACATTTGGAACATAATGATTGAAACTGTTGAGTTTTACAAAGAAAATTGCCTATATGTTCTTAAAACATATCATTCTTGTTGTTAAGAGTGGTGTGCGGCCAATATTATATAGGACATGATCATATGTGATGCAGTTCTTTAGAGTTATGAACCAATTGGCGATAAACGGAAATATAGGAATTTGCTTATATTGTATGTGTTCGTCTTGAGATGAATTCTTAGGTGCTAATGACTTATAAACGACACATATTAAAGAGTCTATTCTAGAATATCTGAGTTTCTAGCTTTATTATTTGGACATTTGGCAAGAAATTTTGTAAGAATACTTAAATCGTACCATCGTATTTTCCCCCTAAGGATGTGGTTACTTCCTAAGTATGTCCAATCATGTTACTTCAGCATTTTACTTTATTCTGGTTTAAATTTTGGATTCTGCGCCATACGGATGCTTGCTGCCACCAAAAGCATGTTCGATGTCCACTTTACCTGCTCATATTGCATTTGGCTAGTCAGCTTCAGCATGTATTCACAATATGAAAGCAATGCAGAACTATTACTTTACAAGGAGTTCGCCGGACTTTAGAAGAAGATCTCAAGCTTCAGAAGAAAGCTTTGGATGCTTACAAGTCTTTTATTTCGACGGAATTAGACAATGTAAGTTTAAAGTTTGGATTGAGGGTGCAGCGGTGCACACATGTATTAGTTCAGATGCATGTTGATGATTGGACTAAGAAGTCGAACTCATTGTGTTTCATTAATTTTCTGTGTGACAGATTCTTCAAGAACCTGCAAATGGGACAAAGAAAACTAGTAAAACTGAATCTCATAAGGATTCTGGCCAGAAGACAAGCAAAAACTCTAAGAGAGCTCGTCAAGACTCTGATACTTCTGAAATAAATGATAGCCATTGTGAGAGGGGAGACAGTGATGAGGATGCaaggccaaaaaagaaaaaggctgaAAAGGGCAAAGCTGTAAAAAGGCAGAAAAAAACTACAGTGGAGAAACAACTGTCAAATTCAAAGGCTAAAAAGGTTGCCAAAAAAGATTTAGATAAAAGTAAAGAGCGGAGTGGATCAGAAGAAGATAATTCAAATTCATCAGCTGAAGAAGATAATAAGGTATTTTGTGTGAGTTCTTGACTGCAtgattagtgtaaatataattTTGGCTAACTTGTTTATATCTCAATATGCAGAAAAAACGACAAGTAGCTCCAGCTTACGGGAAACGGGTGGAACGGCTGAAGTCAATAATCAAATCTTGTGGAATGAGGTACTTCTGCATGCTTGAATGCAGTTTTATGGATTTTCGGAATGATAAATTTACCGACTTATGTTTATTTTTAACTAGTATCGCACCTACTGTGTATCGGAAGGCAAAGATGGCTCCTGAGAGCAAGCGTGAAGCCTGTTTGATAAAGGAGTTGGAGGATATACTTGAAAAAGAAGGATTGTCAACAAACCCCTCTGAAAAAGGTTCATTTGTTGTTAAATTGTTTACAATAACTTGTGCGGGAAAAGTTCATTTGTTGTTAAATTGTTTACAATAACTTGTGCGGGAAAACTTGTGTTgaattgttttctattttttctatacTTCTATGGGTAGGATTAGGATGTTTGGTATCACAGTCATCATTCAATTTTCTCCCAAACTATGAACACTACATAAGGTGTATGTGCCCAATAATAAGTTATTACTGTTAAATGCAATCTTATGACCTCAcctatttctctcttttttttagttGGTTCATTTATGAGTGGCATATAAAGCTGCGTATATATGGCGTAAAGCATACCTATATAATTACTTGACACATGTTATGCTTTCTTTGTACAGAAATTAAAGCAgtcaagaaaagaaaggaaagagcaAAGGAACTCGAGGGCATAGATATGAGCAACATTATCACAAGTTCTCGTCGGAGAAGTACATCGAATTTCATACCCCTGCCAACGCCTAAAATAGTAGCTGAtagtgatgaagatgacgaagaAGACGCAGAAGATGACAATGATGAGGAGGTGAATGTGGAGGGTGGAGATGAAGGTGACAATGATGTTGGAAAAGCTGGCGATGGATCTGCTGATGGTAAGATTCAATAATACATGGTATTTCAATTTCACTGTCACCAGCTAGTCATTTATAATCTCATTAGTTATTGCATCCAGGGGAATATCCAGTGGCATTTACAGCATGTTCAGTGTTATTTCGCATTCCAAGCGATTCCATATCTCTTTTTCTCAATAAAATCCATATGCTTCTGCAGATGCTGAGCACGACAGTGATTGATTCTTGCGGTTTCTAAGGTGGAAGCAGGCAATTCTGACCATGCAAGTTCATCTCATGTTGATTTGGCCTAGACGCCTAGTTGGCTGTCCGTGCGTGGATGGAGGCAGTTGTTCAGAAGTTTAACTTATGAGTTTATTCTGTTTATTCGAAACATATTCTTTAGCTCTAGCGTTGGTGAAACATTAGCGCAGATGATTCTTGTAGCTCCCATCTCATTATTATGTATAATATATATCAGGTTTGTTATCTGAATTTTCGATCGTGTATTCCTGTAGACTCTAGTTTGAAAGCGGCGTGACATTCCTGTATCGGACAGTTATTTTATTAGTTCATCACTTATAGTGTTATTTTAGAGGAGGaattcagcttttttttttactatttcaaaatctatttggtatttttttataattagcaagGTTCACTTAATATTAACTATTCGCTCCTGGTAGCAAAGTTTCATATTGTGATCTGATAGGCTTACTTGGAAAATCAAACAAAGTTCTCAAACCGTTTGATTTAATTAAATGTAGGTTATAGGATATCGAAATTTAATTACACAGTGCTACATCAGTGTAGTAAGAATTTGTAAGAACTGTGTAAAAAGTGAGCATAGTCAACTAAGGTTTCTTGACTAtaaaagcaagtttaatagtatacttagctactagctccaaattatctatattaaatttaatagctaatttatataatagttacttATAAACatgtactacactattaattCATGGTCCCATCTGTCATGCACACATTGTGTtttggagtctgtgctgcagtTGGCTACAAATATGTTGCA harbors:
- the LOC4350684 gene encoding uncharacterized protein isoform X2, producing the protein MVWSTRARLLGSLTLEGVRRALEKDMGLEKHSLDAHKKFIKQCVDKVFSGSDDDNTNNNAPEKDEAKDDRSSKEESEDAQPTSDSNKISSNADEPVAKSSETDRDQEGDKDHSSGSDISEATIKNAIVKRASYFRENSETITLQGVRRTLEEDLKLQKKALDAYKSFISTELDNILQEPANGTKKTSKTESHKDSGQKTSKNSKRARQDSDTSEINDSHCERGDSDEDARPKKKKAEKGKAVKRQKKTTVEKQLSNSKAKKVAKKDLDKSKERSGSEEDNSNSSAEEDNKKKRQVAPAYGKRVERLKSIIKSCGMSIAPTVYRKAKMAPESKREACLIKELEDILEKEGLSTNPSEKEIKAVKKRKERAKELEGIDMSNIITSSRRRSTSNFIPLPTPKIVADSDEDDEEDAEDDNDEEVNVEGGDEGDNDVGKAGDGSADDAEHDSD
- the LOC4350684 gene encoding uncharacterized protein isoform X1, yielding MEPDAAAAAAAGEREAEIEKAFRARLPDFRKQADSLTLEGVRRALEKDMGLEKHSLDAHKKFIKQCVDKVFSGSDDDNTNNNAPEKDEAKDDRSSKEESEDAQPTSDSNKISSNADEPVAKSSETDRDQEGDKDHSSGSDISEATIKNAIVKRASYFRENSETITLQGVRRTLEEDLKLQKKALDAYKSFISTELDNILQEPANGTKKTSKTESHKDSGQKTSKNSKRARQDSDTSEINDSHCERGDSDEDARPKKKKAEKGKAVKRQKKTTVEKQLSNSKAKKVAKKDLDKSKERSGSEEDNSNSSAEEDNKKKRQVAPAYGKRVERLKSIIKSCGMSIAPTVYRKAKMAPESKREACLIKELEDILEKEGLSTNPSEKEIKAVKKRKERAKELEGIDMSNIITSSRRRSTSNFIPLPTPKIVADSDEDDEEDAEDDNDEEVNVEGGDEGDNDVGKAGDGSADDAEHDSD